In Pararge aegeria chromosome 27, ilParAegt1.1, whole genome shotgun sequence, one genomic interval encodes:
- the LOC120635783 gene encoding uncharacterized protein LOC120635783, whose protein sequence is MIKTLCCHLNDGREIESNEKGLHLKYEHVKKVCSNRHYICKSNDTAVCTRRLFGGKIEHLDFENSCYLFLFNMCDDFENEYSIVSSGNCSDYLKSRRNNPALKETTKTEFISTKKAARAGAYNFSALYEVETAFDFHTCPMACPPIYSPVCVNVNRGHGLYFKFMTFVNHCVGDLYYCQHWEEFKPPPGENELVKSSTLSWSLCAANRFIQFARFTEMTSSMGHYGWLAGDYRPTYILKPHERNPKYG, encoded by the exons atgataaaaacatTGTGTTGTCATTTAAATGACGGCCGAGAAATAGAATCAAATGAAAAAGGTTTGCATTTGAAATACGAACACGTAAAAAAAGTTTGCTCCAACAGACATTATATTTGCAAGAGCAATGATACCGCGGTATGTACGAGAAGACTTTTCGGCGGGAAAATAGAACATCTGGATTTTGAAAAttcgtgttatttatttttgttcaatATGTGCGACGATTTTGAAAATG AATACTCCATAGTATCTTCTGGAAACTGTAGTGACTATTTGAAATCGAGAAGGAATAATCCAGCATTAAAAGAAACAACTAAAACGGAATTTATTAGTACAAAGAAAG CTGCTCGAGCCGGCGCGTACAACTTCAGTGCATTGTACGAGGTGGAAACCGCCTTCGACTTTCACACCTGCCCGATGGCATGCCCTCCGATCTACAGCCCAGTATGCGTTAACGTCAACCGAGGTCACGGGCTGTACTTCAAGTTTATGACCTTCGTCAACCATTGTGTCGGGGACCTCTACTATTGCCAGCATTGGGAAG AATTCAAACCCCCGCCAGGAGAGAATGAACTGGTGAAAAGCTCAACGCTTAGCTGGTCATTATGTGCTGCTAATAG ATTCATCCAGTTCGCAAGATTCACTGAGATGACATCATCTATGGGTCATTATGGATGGTTAGCTGGTGATTACAG GCCAACTTATATTTTGAAGCCCCACGAAAGGAATCCAAAATATGGCTAA